One genomic region from Candidatus Spechtbacteria bacterium encodes:
- the tuf gene encoding elongation factor Tu, with the protein MAEKYQRTKPHINVGTIGHVDHGKTTLTAAILKYAQLKGWTASKKGINEIDSAPEERARGITIALAHVEYETSNRHYAHIDAPGHADYIKNMITGAAQMDGAILVVSAADGPMPQTREHILLARQVGVPNIIVFLNKVDQVDDPELIELVETEIRELLNKYEYDGEKTPIIKGSALNALSAASADDAAALPIGELLTTMDEYFPLPVRETEKPFLMPVEDIFSIEGRGTVVTGKIERGKININQEVEIVGIRPTSKTVVTGIEMFNKQLDEGLAGDNVGLLLRGLKKEDVERGQVIAATGTITPHTEFTAQVYILSKEEGGRHTPFFTGYKPQFYFRTTDVTGDVTLPEGTEMVMPGDTVSLNVKLVSPIGMEEQQRFAIREGGRTVGAGAVTKISA; encoded by the coding sequence ATGGCAGAAAAATATCAGCGCACAAAACCTCATATAAACGTAGGCACAATCGGTCACGTTGACCACGGCAAGACTACACTAACAGCCGCGATTTTGAAGTACGCGCAGCTTAAAGGATGGACAGCATCCAAGAAAGGAATTAATGAAATTGACTCCGCGCCGGAGGAGCGCGCTCGTGGGATTACGATTGCATTGGCTCACGTTGAGTACGAGACATCTAATCGTCATTACGCGCACATTGACGCTCCAGGACACGCGGATTACATTAAGAATATGATTACCGGCGCCGCGCAGATGGACGGCGCAATTTTGGTGGTATCAGCAGCAGACGGTCCAATGCCCCAGACTCGTGAGCACATACTTTTAGCTCGACAGGTAGGCGTGCCAAATATCATCGTATTCTTAAACAAAGTAGACCAGGTAGATGATCCAGAGCTTATAGAGCTTGTAGAAACAGAAATTCGTGAGCTTTTGAATAAATACGAATATGATGGCGAAAAAACTCCTATCATCAAGGGTTCAGCGCTCAATGCTTTGAGCGCGGCATCCGCAGATGACGCGGCGGCGTTGCCAATCGGCGAATTGCTCACTACAATGGACGAATACTTCCCACTGCCTGTACGCGAAACGGAAAAGCCGTTTCTAATGCCAGTTGAAGACATTTTTTCCATTGAAGGCCGCGGTACTGTTGTTACTGGTAAAATTGAGCGCGGTAAAATCAACATCAATCAGGAAGTTGAAATCGTCGGCATTCGCCCAACGTCAAAGACAGTTGTCACTGGTATTGAAATGTTCAACAAACAACTCGATGAGGGTCTAGCTGGCGATAATGTTGGTTTGCTTTTGCGCGGTTTGAAGAAAGAAGACGTAGAACGCGGGCAGGTTATTGCCGCAACCGGCACAATCACACCGCATACGGAATTCACAGCACAAGTATATATTCTCTCAAAAGAAGAAGGTGGCCGCCACACTCCGTTTTTCACTGGATACAAGCCGCAATTTTATTTCCGCACAACTGATGTTACCGGCGATGTAACCTTACCTGAAGGCACCGAAATGGTTATGCCTGGCGATACCGTGTCGTTGAATGTTAAATTGGTTTCTCCTATAGGCATGGAGGAACAACAGCGATTTGCTATTCGTGAGGGAGGCCGCACAGTCGGCGCGGGTGCCGTAACAAAGATTTCCGCCTAA
- the rpsJ gene encoding 30S ribosomal protein S10 — MSAQTTKGQKKTQTVVRAVHEGGRESVKTEEAHQRLRIKIKAYDHKVIDSSVRQIVDTAMRYGAEMRGPIPLPTEFHKYTVNRSTFIHKDAREQFEMRIHKRLLDIINPSPQVIDSLMDLNLPAGVDIEIKM, encoded by the coding sequence ATGAGCGCACAAACAACAAAAGGACAAAAAAAAACGCAAACTGTGGTACGAGCGGTCCACGAAGGCGGACGCGAAAGCGTGAAAACAGAAGAGGCTCACCAGCGATTGCGCATCAAAATAAAAGCGTATGATCATAAAGTCATTGACTCAAGCGTGCGCCAGATTGTTGATACCGCAATGCGCTATGGCGCAGAGATGCGGGGTCCTATACCTCTTCCTACGGAATTCCACAAGTACACGGTTAATCGTTCCACTTTTATCCATAAGGACGCCAGAGAGCAGTTTGAAATGAGGATTCATAAACGATTGCTTGACATTATCAACCCTTCTCCGCAAGTTATTGATTCTTTGATGGATCTGAACTTGCCGGCGGGTGTGGATATTGAGATAAAGATGTAA